A single window of Malus sylvestris chromosome 5, drMalSylv7.2, whole genome shotgun sequence DNA harbors:
- the LOC126624536 gene encoding L-ascorbate oxidase-like isoform X3: MVEILECRTLVKLLVLCHLIFSVAVSKVEGRIRHYRWEVKYEYKSPDCFKKLVITINGGTPGPKILAQQGDTVVVELKNSLLTENVAIHWHGIRQIGTPWSDGTEGVTQCPILPGDIFIYKFVVDRAGSYLYHAHYGIQREAGLYGSIIVSVPNGVSEPFVYDYDRSIILNDWYHKSTFEQATGLSSIPFVWVGEPQSLLINGRGRFNCSLLATPSLEAGVCNATNPDCSSYILTVISGKTYRLRISSLTSLSALNFQIEGHNMTVVEADGHYVEPFEIQNLYIYSGETYSILVKANQNPSRNYWMTTNVVSRKPATLTGLAILNYYPNYPKKSPPTLPTAGPLWNETAQRLAQSLSLKAHKNFTHTPPLTSDKVIVLLNTQNKIDGVHRWSVNNVSFSLPHTPYLVALKENVNLNRVFDQNPPPENYDFENYDIYSVAKNVNATSSNGIYRLRFNSTVDVILQNANTMTVNNSETHPWHLHGHDFWVLGYGTGKFDIKKDVGKYNLVNPIKKNTVPVHPYGWTALRFRADNPGVWAFHCHIQSHFYMGMGVVFEEGVEKVGKLPSSVMGCGETKGFHSP; the protein is encoded by the exons GTCGAATCCGGCATTACAGATGGGAGGTGAAGTATGAGTACAAATCTCCAGATTGCTTTAAGAAGCTGGTCATAACCATCAATGGGGGAACCCCAGGACCAAAAATATTGGCTCAGCAAGGTGACACAGTTGTAGTTGAGCTTAAGAACAGCTTGTTAACGGAGAATGTAGCGATCCACTGGCATGGAATTCGACAG ATTGGAACACCTTGGAGTGATGGAACAGAAGGTGTGACTCAATGTCCTATTTTGCCTGGAGATATCTTCATATACAAATTTGTTGTGGATAGG GCTGGATCATATCTATACCATGCACATTATGGAATTCAAAGAGAAGCCGGGTTATATGGATCGATTATTGTATCGGTTCCTAACGGAGTTTCTGAGCCCTTTGTCTATGATTATGACAGAAGCATTATCCTTAATGACTGGTACCACAAAAGTACTTTTGAACAAGCTACTGGCTTGTCCTCCATACCTTTTGTTTGGGTTGGGGAGCCTCAG TCACTTTTGATTAATGGAAGAGGGAGATTCAACTGCTCTCTACTAGCAACTCCTAGCCTAGAAGCCGGGGTCTGTAACGCGACAAATCCTGATTGTTCTTCCTATATTCTGACAGTAATCTCCGGAAAAACATACCGATTAAGGATTAGTAGCTTGACCTCTCTATCAGCTCTAAATTTTCAAATTGAG GGTCACAATATGACTGTTGTTGAAGCCGATGGGCATTATGTGGAGCCATTTGAGATCCAAAACCTATACATTTACTCCGGCGAGACCTATTCTATCCTGGTAAAGGCAAACCAAAACCCATCAAGAAACTACTGGATGACTACAAACGTTGTTAGTCGGAAACCTGCAACCCTAACCGGCCTAGCAATCCTCAATTACTATCCAAACTACCCCAAGAAATCTCCTCCAACTCTTCCGACCGCAGGCCCCCTATGGAACGAAACTGCACAAAGATTGGCACAAAGTCTTTCACTCAAAGCCCACAAAAATTTCACTCACACTCCTCCTCTCACTTCAGACAAAGTGATTGTGCTTCTCAACACACAAAACAAGATAGATGGAGTCCACAGATGGTCCGTAAACAATGTATCTTTCTCTCTTCCCCACACACCTTACTTAGTAGCCCTAAAAGAAAATGTAAACCTAAACCGCGTTTTCGACCAAAACCCTCCTCCGGAAAACTACGACTTCGAGAACTACGACATATACAGCGTTGCTAAGAATGTAAATGCTACTTCAAGCAATGGGATATACCGGTTGAGGTTCAACAGCACGGTGGATGTTATTTTACAGAATGCAAACACTATGACAGTGAACAACAGCGAGACGCATCCGTGGCATCTCCATGGACATGATTTTTGGGTGCTGGGATACGGGACAGGCAAGTTTGACATCAAGAAGGATGTTGGGAAGTACAATCTTGTGAATCCGATTAAGAAGAACACGGTGCCGGTACATCCTTACGGTTGGACTGCATTGAGATTTAGAGCTGATAATCCAGGTGTTTGGGCATTTCATTGCCATATACAGTCACATTTCTATATGGGAATGGGGGTGGTGTTTGAAGAAGGGGTGGAGAAGGTGGGAAAGCTGCCCTCTTCTGTTATGGGCTGTGGAGAAACCAAAGGTTTCCATTCACCGTAG